Proteins encoded together in one Impatiens glandulifera chromosome 1, dImpGla2.1, whole genome shotgun sequence window:
- the LOC124924120 gene encoding subtilisin-like protease SBT4.3: protein MGLSLDVHRNPTIESDIIIGHLDTGVIPEIESLSDDGLSDVPTKWRGACLGGKNFTCNKKLIGARYYIGDSARDVYNHGTHTASTAVGRVAKKAANYFGIANGTARGGVPSARIATYKLCQIACDVEDILAAFDDAIADNVDIITISLGSNEVLNIIEDPVAIGSFHALKKGILTVQAAGNSNGKFFTIISLAPWLFTVAASSTDRKIINKLILGNRRNLISIAVNPFSTGSHNKKLVYGRGITKHCNESSAMQCMDGCIDPHLVKGKIIMCDVDSYKSFTLESASGLIVRKGKLHKDDAENAPFPTAFLSDSDFRYVESYFKSKRMPCARIKKSETIHYIAPIVASFSSRGPNKFLSEIFKPDITAPGMNILAESPTKTDLAFGEVGAKYNFESGTSMACPHVSGAAAYVKSMHPDWSPSAIKSSLMTTAWTLDKKYNVDAELSYGAGHIDPVKAIHPGLVYETLINDYINMLCMLSSEGDKLIKMVGAKTKCSKEKRTSLKDLNYPAMTAPVHSNLSFTVQFSRVVTNVGHANSTYEAQISTGDNAIYISVEPSVLSFVRIKEKKKFTVTISGKWGSQNHISCSLIWFDGTHRVRSPIILYKSSLIHS from the exons ATGGGTCTGTCACTAGATGTTCATCGAAATCCAACAATTGAGAGTGACATCATAATTGGACACTTAGACACTGGTGTAATACCTGAGATAGAGAGTTTATCTGATGATGGTTTAAGCGATGTTCCCACAAAATGGAGAGGTGCTTGTCTTGGAGGCAAAAACTTCACTTGTAACAA AAAGTTAATTGGAGCGAGGTACTACATTGGAGACTCGGCAAGGGATGTATATAACCATGGAACTCACACGGCTTCCACAGCAGTTGGAAGGGTTGCGAAAAAGGCGGCCAATTATTTTGGTATAGCAAATGGGACTGCTAGAGGAGGTGTCCCATCAGCTCGGATAGCTACATATAAATTGTGCCAAATTGCTTGTGATGTTGAAGATATTTTGGCGGCTTTTGATGATGCCATTGCCGACAATGTTGATATAATCACTATCTCACTTGGATCTAATgaagttttgaatattattgAGGATCCTGTTGCAATTGGTTCATTTCATGCTTTGAAGAAGGGAATTTTAACTGTACAAGCTGCAGGAAATTCAAATGGTAAATTCTTTACAATTATAAGCCTTGCACCATGGTTATTCACAGTGGCCGCTAGTAGTACAGAtagaaaaatcatcaacaaacTTATTCTTGGAAATCGACGTAATCTCATT AGCATTGCAGTGAATCCTTTTTCTACTGGCAGCCATAACAAGAAGTTGGTGTATGGAAGAGGAATCACCAAACACTGTAATGAATCAAGTGCAAT GCAATGCATGGATGGCTGTATAGACCCCCATTTAGTAAAGGGAAAGATCATAATGTGTGATGTTGACTCATATAAGTCATTTACACTCGAATCTGCAAGTGGGCTTATTGTTCGAAAGGGGAAATTACATAAAGATGACGCAGAAAACGCACCTTTTCCCACAGCATTTTTGAGTGACTCTGATTTTCGTTATGTTGAGTCATACTTCAAATCAAAAAGAATGCCATGTGCACGCATAAAAAAGAGTGAGACTATTCATTATATTGCTCCGATTGTAGCTTCCTTTTCCAGTAGAGGGCCCAACAAATTTTTATCAGAAATTTTCAAG CCAGATATAACCGCACCAGGCATGAATATTTTAGCGGAAAGTCCAACAAAAACAGATTTAGCTTTTGGAGAAGTTGGTGCTAAGTATAATTTCGAGTCTGGAACATCAATGGCATGTCCTCATGTTTCTGGTGCAGCTGCTTATGTTAAATCAATGCATCCCGATTGGTCTCCCTCAGCTATCAAATCCTCTCTTATGACTACCG CTTGGACATTGGATAAAAAATACAACGTAGATGCCGAACTTAGCTATGGAGCAGGACACATTGATCCAGTGAAGGCTATTCATCCCGGACTCGTGTATGAGACATTAATAAACGATTATATTAATATGCTGTGTATGTTAAGTTCTGAAGgggataaattaataaagatggTTGGAGCAAAAACAAAGTGTTCAAAGGAGAAAAGAACATCTCTTAAGGATCTTAACTATCCTGCAATGACTGCTCCTGTGCATagtaatttgtcttttactGTTCAATTTTCAAGAGTAGTGACAAATGTTGGGCATGCTAACTCAACGTATGAAGCACAAATAAGTACAGGGGATAATGCAATCTACATTAGTGTGGAGCCAAGTGTTCTTTCTTTTGTCCgtataaaagagaaaaagaaatttACTGTGACAATTAGTGGAAAATGGGGCAGCCAAAATCATATTTCTTGTTCCTTGATTTGGTTTGATGGTACTCATAGAGTTAGAAGTCCAATAATCCTGTACAAGTCATCGCTCATACATTCATGA